A region of uncultured Desulfobacter sp. DNA encodes the following proteins:
- a CDS encoding protein FlhF, producing MNKKIFRAPNIQNALASIKEELGPEAMILSTRKVPKSPKDPYGKTMFEVEAAIPSPEDDKSAPPVLQDVEALKADLAEIKDILSVAGFGSGMPSILCNHFESVGVLASLLRSGVSERLATDLVQKAAADLDKDMDTAMRMKQLKKKVMGLCLDQLRTKDFFTRRNSSGLPQVAAFVGPTGVGKTTTIAKLAAGLSFTRKMKVGLISIDNYRIGAFEQLKAYAGIMGLPCVPAFSRQDLACALDRMKSMDMVLIDTAGHSHYDKKKIDEILELIRNDFQISVHLTLSVTSELINMKEAAHAFSVFNPDTYVFTKTDETKRCGKILDQVANLNLPVSLVTNGQKVPEDLIIPDSHELLKIILKKEPKGD from the coding sequence ATGAATAAAAAAATTTTCAGGGCACCCAATATCCAGAACGCCCTTGCCAGCATCAAGGAGGAGCTGGGGCCGGAAGCCATGATTCTTTCCACCCGAAAGGTGCCGAAATCACCCAAAGACCCTTATGGAAAGACCATGTTCGAGGTTGAGGCAGCCATCCCTTCGCCAGAAGATGACAAATCTGCTCCCCCGGTCCTTCAGGATGTGGAAGCCCTTAAGGCAGATCTTGCGGAGATAAAGGATATCCTTTCCGTGGCCGGTTTCGGTTCCGGGATGCCCTCCATTCTGTGCAACCATTTTGAATCCGTGGGCGTACTTGCCTCCCTGCTGCGCAGTGGTGTCAGCGAACGACTGGCAACGGATCTTGTGCAAAAAGCGGCTGCAGATCTGGATAAGGACATGGATACGGCAATGCGGATGAAGCAGTTGAAAAAAAAGGTTATGGGCCTTTGCCTGGACCAGTTGCGCACCAAGGATTTTTTCACCCGGCGCAACTCGTCGGGTCTTCCCCAGGTGGCGGCCTTTGTGGGACCCACCGGTGTGGGTAAAACCACCACCATTGCCAAACTGGCCGCGGGCTTAAGCTTTACCCGGAAAATGAAGGTGGGGCTGATCTCCATAGATAATTATCGGATCGGAGCCTTTGAGCAGCTTAAAGCCTATGCGGGTATCATGGGCTTGCCCTGCGTTCCGGCCTTTTCACGCCAGGACCTGGCATGCGCTCTGGATCGGATGAAATCCATGGATATGGTGCTTATTGACACGGCCGGGCACAGCCATTATGACAAGAAAAAAATTGATGAAATCCTTGAGCTGATCAGAAATGATTTCCAGATCAGCGTTCATTTAACCTTGAGTGTTACTTCTGAATTGATTAATATGAAAGAAGCGGCACATGCTTTTTCCGTATTTAATCCAGACACATATGTGTTTACAAAAACAGATGAGACAAAAAGATGCGGAAAAATCCTTGACCAGGTGGCAAACCTTAACCTGCCCGTGTCATTGGTGACCAACGGCCAGAAGGTGCCCGAGGATTTGATAATTCCGGACAGCCATGAGCTTTTAAAGATAATTCTTAAAAAAGAGCCCAAAGGAGATTAA
- a CDS encoding MinD/ParA family protein: MDQAKGLRQMARTSAIQKREQNGASNGSTYPRVIAVTSGKGGVGKTNIVGNLAVALTRLGKRVVIIDADVGLANIDIVFNLRPKYNIRHLVSGEKTLAQVLVTTDHGIGILPGGSGFADLTRFSEGEKLTLLSEFEAFSDMADIILLDTGAGISSNVLYFNASADQCLVVATTEPTSITDAYALMKVMSQEYGTRHFKLVVNMADNQAGAKKVYGSLSNALDKFLKNVVLEYCGYVPFDPALQKAVRNRSILLDTVKHSPAADAMSGLAKTLLNDGRTNQNQGNLTFFMNRVFAAAQ; encoded by the coding sequence GTGGATCAGGCAAAAGGACTGCGACAGATGGCCAGGACAAGTGCTATCCAAAAACGGGAACAAAACGGGGCTTCCAACGGCAGTACATACCCCAGGGTCATTGCTGTGACCAGCGGCAAGGGCGGGGTGGGCAAAACCAATATTGTGGGAAACCTGGCCGTGGCCCTGACCCGACTTGGTAAAAGGGTGGTGATCATCGATGCCGATGTGGGTTTAGCCAATATTGACATCGTATTTAACCTGAGGCCCAAATACAATATTCGCCATCTGGTATCCGGGGAAAAAACATTAGCCCAGGTGCTGGTGACAACGGATCATGGCATTGGGATTCTTCCCGGAGGCTCCGGTTTTGCCGATCTGACCCGTTTCAGTGAAGGTGAAAAACTGACATTGCTGTCGGAGTTTGAGGCTTTTTCCGACATGGCAGATATCATTCTGCTGGATACCGGGGCCGGTATTTCATCCAATGTACTTTACTTTAATGCATCTGCGGACCAGTGCCTGGTGGTGGCCACCACGGAACCTACCTCCATCACCGATGCCTATGCCCTGATGAAGGTCATGTCCCAGGAATACGGAACCAGGCATTTTAAACTGGTGGTGAACATGGCGGACAACCAGGCCGGGGCAAAAAAAGTATACGGATCTTTGAGCAACGCCCTGGATAAATTTTTAAAAAATGTGGTTCTGGAATACTGCGGGTATGTACCCTTTGATCCGGCCCTGCAAAAGGCGGTTCGAAACCGCAGCATACTTCTGGATACTGTCAAGCACAGCCCTGCAGCCGATGCCATGTCCGGACTTGCAAAAACTCTTCTTAACGACGGCAGGACCAATCAGAACCAGGGGAATCTGACCTTTTTCATGAACAGGGTCTTTGCGGCCGCCCAATGA
- a CDS encoding FliA/WhiG family RNA polymerase sigma factor: MKYPRKNNQAAWEAWRQESIVNYAYLVRYIASRFAMRLPSSVLFDELMSAGSLGLIDAVDKFDPGKHVSLETYARYRIKGAILDELRSMDTYSRSMRKKIQDITRAAKTIEDEKGRPADDDEISQVLGVDLETYQNMLTDIHGAAVLSLDDFIKTKKNEAYSQTRFQAGLSGEENPEEDFYRAELKSVLVEAIKKLTEKEQIVISLYYYDELTLKEIGEVLSLTESRICQIHTAVLLKLHASLNSYGE; encoded by the coding sequence ATGAAATATCCCCGGAAAAACAATCAAGCGGCATGGGAAGCCTGGCGGCAGGAAAGCATTGTAAATTATGCTTATCTGGTCCGGTATATCGCTTCACGCTTTGCCATGCGTCTGCCATCCAGCGTGCTTTTTGACGAACTGATGTCAGCCGGCTCCCTGGGGCTCATTGACGCAGTGGACAAATTTGACCCGGGCAAGCATGTCAGCCTTGAAACCTATGCCCGCTATCGTATCAAGGGAGCTATTCTGGATGAACTTCGCAGCATGGACACCTATTCAAGATCCATGCGCAAAAAAATCCAGGACATTACACGGGCTGCGAAAACCATTGAAGATGAAAAGGGGCGGCCGGCGGATGACGATGAAATCAGCCAGGTATTGGGCGTGGATCTGGAAACGTACCAGAATATGCTCACCGACATCCATGGGGCTGCAGTCCTCAGCCTGGATGATTTCATTAAGACCAAGAAAAATGAGGCGTATTCCCAGACCCGCTTTCAGGCCGGACTAAGCGGAGAAGAGAACCCCGAAGAGGATTTTTACCGGGCAGAATTGAAATCTGTTCTGGTGGAGGCCATCAAAAAATTGACGGAAAAAGAGCAGATTGTTATCTCCCTTTACTATTATGACGAGCTGACCTTGAAAGAGATTGGCGAAGTATTGTCTTTGACGGAATCCCGGATCTGTCAGATCCATACGGCGGTTCTGCTGAAACTGCACGCCAGCCTGAATAGTTATGGAGAATAG
- a CDS encoding flagellar hook-length control protein FliK — MIPSQFLTLLKIPGGDQKQSGLSGPINLKPGRIIDAKILDVKPENHVQLLLSGKSQTTHSSGEFIRNRTPLLSGQEKAAVAASKNLSSESGQPQSTGQKVQASTLLPLKPGMSLTLIAVATREGLVLKPVPSSPFSSSLSLSSAKTDATLKILPGTQKYSALPAPGITPGQTVDAKVLDVTPQNRVQLLVGAQKLTVSTQLTLTPGTDIPMKVVRSQDGIALKPVPMSTGSAPPAVNTERPTPSLPSIIPDSPPLSGTEKPFSAPSFQSVSLANIFQGLDALRQIREPLLNDILMGLSLKSDVRDDQFLPKIIENMGLLFEKKLASAIKDTRDKKTVAHMINQMADQDVKAASLSLSGRENDPGKASIFKHIADALENFAQLNVKSGESEHPQDGARFLLPFPVWTENGFNFGQLMVDLGKTGTANTQKKMLSISFLLNMTALGPLRADFSTLDKTITGRFLLENQETCDYLAPKISNLKQRLYGIGYQAGNIDCQVARPEQIAPASLLLSMKESDVIQGLNIVV; from the coding sequence ATGATTCCCAGCCAGTTTCTTACGCTTCTGAAAATTCCCGGTGGCGACCAGAAACAATCCGGGTTATCCGGCCCCATTAACCTGAAACCCGGTCGGATTATTGACGCAAAGATACTTGACGTCAAACCCGAAAATCATGTTCAACTGCTTTTATCTGGAAAATCACAAACCACGCACAGTTCCGGGGAATTTATCCGAAATCGGACTCCATTGTTGTCTGGCCAGGAAAAAGCTGCGGTTGCAGCGTCGAAAAACCTTTCAAGTGAATCAGGACAACCCCAGAGCACCGGTCAAAAAGTTCAAGCGTCAACTTTACTGCCATTGAAGCCGGGTATGTCGCTGACGCTGATCGCTGTTGCCACCCGGGAAGGCCTGGTTCTTAAGCCGGTCCCATCCTCGCCGTTTTCCTCTTCTCTGTCCCTGTCTTCCGCCAAGACCGATGCCACACTTAAGATTCTTCCCGGAACACAAAAATATTCGGCATTACCCGCCCCGGGTATAACACCCGGCCAGACAGTGGATGCAAAAGTCCTTGATGTTACACCCCAGAACCGGGTTCAACTGCTTGTGGGCGCTCAGAAACTGACGGTTTCCACTCAACTTACTTTGACTCCCGGCACGGATATTCCCATGAAGGTTGTCCGATCCCAGGACGGTATCGCGTTAAAGCCGGTTCCTATGTCCACAGGCAGTGCTCCCCCTGCCGTGAATACTGAACGGCCAACACCTTCGCTTCCGTCCATCATTCCGGACTCACCTCCACTTTCCGGCACGGAAAAACCTTTCTCGGCCCCCTCTTTTCAATCCGTCTCCCTGGCAAATATTTTCCAGGGGTTGGATGCACTTCGCCAGATCCGGGAACCTCTGTTGAATGATATTCTTATGGGACTTTCCCTTAAATCAGATGTCCGGGATGATCAGTTTCTGCCTAAAATTATAGAGAATATGGGCCTTTTATTTGAAAAGAAACTGGCAAGCGCCATTAAAGACACCAGGGATAAAAAAACGGTGGCGCATATGATCAATCAAATGGCCGACCAGGACGTAAAAGCAGCCTCTCTGTCTCTTTCCGGCAGGGAAAATGACCCGGGAAAGGCCTCCATATTTAAACATATTGCAGATGCATTGGAGAACTTTGCCCAGTTAAATGTCAAATCCGGGGAGAGCGAACACCCCCAGGATGGTGCACGATTTCTACTGCCATTCCCCGTCTGGACGGAAAATGGATTTAATTTTGGCCAGCTCATGGTGGACTTGGGCAAGACAGGCACTGCCAATACACAAAAAAAAATGCTCAGTATCTCCTTTCTATTGAACATGACCGCCCTTGGCCCCTTACGCGCGGATTTTTCCACTCTGGATAAAACCATTACCGGCAGGTTTCTTCTAGAAAATCAGGAAACATGTGACTATCTTGCCCCCAAAATTTCAAATTTAAAACAGCGTCTGTACGGGATCGGATACCAGGCCGGCAATATTGATTGCCAGGTCGCCCGGCCGGAGCAGATCGCTCCGGCCAGTTTACTGCTTTCCATGAAAGAGTCCGATGTCATTCAGGGCCTGAATATTGTGGTATGA
- a CDS encoding EscU/YscU/HrcU family type III secretion system export apparatus switch protein, with translation MAPKNKIKKAVALKYERLKDTAPKVSAKGQGKVAENIIALALAHGVPVKDDPDLVEVLTSLDIDQEIPAEIYVAVAELLAFVYGANADKKS, from the coding sequence ATGGCACCTAAAAATAAAATAAAAAAAGCTGTTGCCCTGAAATATGAGAGACTTAAGGACACTGCACCGAAAGTTTCTGCCAAAGGTCAGGGAAAGGTGGCTGAAAATATAATTGCCCTGGCGCTGGCCCATGGCGTGCCGGTAAAGGACGATCCAGACCTGGTGGAGGTCCTGACATCCCTTGATATCGACCAGGAGATTCCGGCTGAAATATACGTGGCCGTAGCCGAGCTCCTCGCGTTTGTTTATGGTGCCAATGCGGATAAAAAATCCTGA
- a CDS encoding DUF4410 domain-containing protein, which translates to MKRSCMAALLMACMLVFGCNQKTTAPTMADGSKNMIMVLFDRGIEDSFTPKQVEWRNEVGTFMEADLVNRLNRTGYSARLIQARSEYTPAKGVYLLPVKITSYNPGSQAARYLVGFGAGACGLDIHYELIDDSNTVLISMDDGAGSSRGWRPCVQKLDNNIVAAIGYKL; encoded by the coding sequence ATGAAACGCTCATGTATGGCTGCCTTGCTAATGGCCTGTATGCTTGTTTTCGGCTGCAATCAGAAAACAACCGCCCCGACAATGGCCGATGGATCGAAAAACATGATCATGGTTTTGTTCGACCGCGGAATTGAGGACTCCTTCACGCCCAAGCAGGTTGAGTGGCGCAATGAGGTCGGAACATTCATGGAGGCAGATCTTGTCAACAGGTTGAACAGGACCGGGTACAGCGCCAGATTAATTCAGGCTCGAAGCGAATATACACCCGCAAAAGGCGTCTATCTCCTGCCTGTCAAAATAACCAGTTACAATCCCGGCAGCCAGGCAGCCCGTTATCTTGTGGGATTCGGAGCGGGAGCCTGCGGTCTTGACATACACTATGAGCTGATTGACGATTCCAATACTGTCCTCATCTCCATGGATGACGGGGCAGGATCTTCCAGAGGTTGGCGTCCCTGCGTCCAGAAGCTTGACAACAACATCGTCGCAGCCATCGGTTACAAGCTCTGA
- a CDS encoding GNAT family N-acetyltransferase, producing the protein MFNKKIPAWKTRCVSTDKVLSKIEPGMHIFIGTGTSEPRTLVNALMSAQGYNLEDLTLIQLVSFGDAVSYKALESHRYRLKTFFSGWVSAQAITAGLVDLIPARFSRVPLLMRDGLIPIDVAFLQITAPNNSGYCSFGLGVDVARQVMKQARFVVAEINERIPFTLGDTFVHIDEFDMLVKAQVPPFYFPRYPVDPVFDKIAENSASVIDDGSCVAFTYGPIYEALARHLAKKKDLGIHTPFFTDALMELAESGAVTNREKGMFTGRSLTTYALGSQKLMAWLDKNPMVEFQGIDKVFNPLQIGRNKKFVMILPVRRVDLSGRAALHSSASNISADPGQIADILNGAELSRGGYNIVALPSRNRDGAPNIRLFLDSTPDLLSFPECIDLVVTEYGVAHIKGRSLRERAQALIEIAHPEDRPGLVAGGKKENLLYPDQIFIADSARFYPKEIETTHRFKDDLQVWFRAIKPSDEEQMRRLFYRFSDDAIYYRYFAPIKTMPHARMQAYVNVDYREVLSVVGLIGEPGNQTIIAEARIAKHPDKPFMDIAFVVDEEYQGLGIASFLFRMLCRLAKERGAVKVTADVLSSNRAMIKVFEKGEYSLMAKLEGGAYAITIDLTKPNA; encoded by the coding sequence ATGTTCAATAAAAAAATACCTGCCTGGAAAACGCGCTGTGTGTCCACGGATAAAGTGTTGTCCAAGATCGAGCCGGGCATGCATATTTTTATTGGCACGGGGACGTCCGAACCCCGAACCCTTGTGAATGCGCTCATGAGCGCCCAAGGCTACAACCTGGAGGACCTGACCCTGATACAGCTGGTCAGCTTCGGAGATGCCGTGTCATATAAGGCGCTGGAATCCCATCGCTACCGCTTGAAAACATTTTTTTCCGGATGGGTGTCGGCCCAGGCCATCACCGCAGGCCTGGTGGACCTGATTCCTGCCCGGTTCTCCAGGGTGCCTTTGCTCATGCGGGACGGACTGATACCCATTGATGTGGCGTTTCTCCAGATCACTGCGCCCAACAACAGCGGCTATTGCAGCTTTGGGCTTGGTGTGGATGTGGCAAGGCAAGTCATGAAGCAGGCCCGTTTTGTGGTGGCTGAAATCAATGAACGCATTCCCTTTACCTTGGGGGACACCTTTGTTCATATTGACGAATTCGACATGCTGGTCAAAGCTCAAGTTCCGCCCTTTTATTTCCCACGGTACCCCGTGGATCCGGTGTTTGACAAGATTGCCGAAAATTCGGCCTCGGTGATTGATGACGGGTCTTGCGTGGCCTTTACCTATGGTCCCATTTACGAGGCCCTGGCCCGGCACCTGGCCAAGAAAAAAGATTTGGGCATTCATACCCCGTTTTTCACGGATGCACTCATGGAGCTTGCTGAAAGCGGGGCGGTTACCAACCGGGAAAAGGGGATGTTCACGGGGCGGTCTTTGACAACCTATGCTTTAGGTTCCCAGAAATTGATGGCCTGGCTTGACAAAAATCCCATGGTGGAGTTCCAGGGCATTGACAAGGTATTTAACCCGCTGCAGATCGGACGCAATAAAAAGTTTGTCATGATTCTGCCGGTGCGGCGGGTGGACCTGTCCGGCCGGGCAGCTCTTCATTCCAGCGCCTCCAATATTTCCGCAGATCCGGGCCAGATTGCTGATATACTCAATGGCGCCGAGCTCTCCCGGGGCGGGTATAATATTGTGGCCCTGCCCAGCCGGAACCGGGACGGTGCGCCCAATATCCGTCTATTTCTTGATAGTACCCCGGACCTGCTCAGCTTTCCGGAATGCATCGATCTTGTGGTCACGGAATACGGGGTGGCCCACATCAAGGGCAGAAGCCTGCGGGAGCGCGCCCAGGCTCTCATTGAGATTGCCCATCCCGAAGACCGCCCAGGCCTTGTGGCGGGCGGCAAAAAAGAGAATCTGCTCTATCCGGACCAGATATTTATTGCCGACTCCGCCCGTTTTTATCCCAAGGAGATCGAAACTACCCACAGGTTCAAGGATGATCTGCAGGTGTGGTTCAGGGCCATCAAGCCGTCGGATGAAGAGCAGATGCGCAGGCTGTTTTACCGGTTCTCCGATGACGCCATCTACTATCGTTACTTTGCACCCATCAAAACCATGCCCCATGCCAGAATGCAGGCCTATGTCAATGTGGACTACAGGGAGGTGCTGTCCGTGGTGGGTCTTATCGGCGAACCGGGCAACCAGACCATCATAGCCGAGGCAAGGATTGCCAAGCATCCGGACAAACCGTTCATGGATATCGCCTTTGTTGTAGACGAGGAGTACCAGGGATTAGGCATTGCCTCCTTTCTGTTCAGGATGCTCTGCCGTCTGGCAAAGGAGCGCGGGGCCGTAAAGGTAACAGCAGATGTTCTCTCCTCCAACCGGGCCATGATCAAAGTGTTTGAAAAGGGCGAATATTCGCTGATGGCCAAACTTGAAGGTGGTGCTTATGCCATTACCATCGATTTGACAAAACCCAATGCCTGA
- a CDS encoding YcaO-like family protein — MGYKIILQDAPKNYTFDQDKIISPSETVQRFRERAAALDLDILSRTRRIDNGRLDIPVFYSECGADAKRVTGTNKQMGKGGTPEQSEASAVMELVERFSFFTFAEDENNFVHATPEQLGEEALDYALITQSVHDDETEALKVKPIFDSLSLQWTRGYDLTDNKEVNIPFNWFYMINEFNGPSAGNCTEEALTQGICELVERHVSSRVSREKLKVPGIRLDSFKDPLVRELLAKYDAQGIRVHASDLSLDTGIPTIAVLAWDPSTFPDTSEIVWTAGTAPSPEKAMGRALTEVAQLAGDFNTGSNYVASGLPKFTDIEAAGYITHPQTMVDAADLPDLSADNMKVEVENLIRILAGKGFHLLSICTTHPGLNIPAYYTIMPGAHFRERADEASVGMFAARLITENCHPILALGQLEDLETLIPGKYYTSFYKGLMLTALEETQAAVKQFQDALDRGCARRNLPDICSHMAAAQKNLGLLDQALETCQTGLDADPQRPDLLNTAGACCFMKKDFNTAIAYFEKALDVDPSQAINYANMGSCYRELKNPVIAIKFYEMALNIDPTIGFARDNIEKLKN, encoded by the coding sequence ATGGGTTATAAAATAATTCTCCAGGATGCCCCCAAAAACTATACCTTTGACCAGGATAAAATCATTTCACCCTCCGAAACCGTCCAGCGGTTCCGGGAAAGGGCGGCGGCCCTGGATCTTGATATCCTGAGCCGGACCCGGCGCATCGACAACGGGCGCCTGGATATCCCGGTGTTTTACAGCGAGTGTGGTGCCGATGCCAAACGGGTGACCGGCACAAATAAACAGATGGGCAAAGGCGGGACCCCGGAGCAGTCCGAGGCCAGTGCTGTCATGGAGCTGGTGGAGCGGTTCAGCTTTTTCACCTTTGCCGAAGATGAAAACAACTTTGTTCATGCCACGCCTGAACAGCTTGGGGAAGAAGCCCTGGATTATGCCCTGATCACCCAGTCTGTTCATGACGATGAGACAGAAGCGTTAAAAGTTAAACCCATATTTGATTCTTTGTCCCTGCAATGGACCAGGGGTTATGATCTGACCGATAACAAAGAGGTGAATATCCCCTTTAACTGGTTTTATATGATCAATGAGTTTAACGGGCCAAGTGCGGGCAACTGCACGGAAGAGGCGCTGACCCAGGGCATCTGTGAGCTTGTGGAGCGCCACGTCAGCTCCCGGGTATCCCGGGAGAAACTGAAGGTGCCCGGTATCCGCCTGGATTCCTTTAAAGATCCCCTTGTTCGGGAGCTTCTTGCCAAATATGACGCCCAGGGCATCAGGGTCCATGCAAGCGACCTCAGCCTTGATACAGGGATTCCCACCATCGCGGTACTGGCCTGGGATCCGTCCACCTTTCCGGACACAAGTGAGATTGTATGGACCGCCGGTACGGCCCCGTCTCCGGAAAAGGCCATGGGCCGGGCACTGACCGAAGTGGCCCAGCTTGCAGGGGATTTTAACACCGGGTCCAATTACGTGGCATCCGGCCTGCCCAAATTTACGGATATCGAAGCCGCCGGATATATCACCCATCCCCAAACCATGGTGGATGCCGCGGACCTGCCGGACTTGTCTGCCGACAATATGAAGGTGGAGGTGGAAAACCTGATCCGGATTCTGGCCGGTAAAGGCTTTCATCTGCTCTCCATTTGCACCACCCATCCCGGCCTGAATATCCCGGCTTATTACACCATCATGCCGGGTGCCCATTTCAGGGAGCGGGCAGACGAGGCAAGCGTGGGCATGTTTGCCGCCCGGCTGATTACCGAAAATTGCCACCCCATACTTGCCCTTGGCCAGCTGGAGGACCTGGAAACGCTCATTCCGGGAAAATATTACACCAGTTTTTACAAAGGACTGATGCTGACCGCCCTGGAAGAGACACAGGCTGCCGTAAAACAGTTCCAGGACGCCCTTGACCGTGGCTGTGCCAGGCGCAACCTGCCCGATATCTGTTCCCATATGGCTGCTGCCCAGAAAAATCTCGGACTGTTGGACCAGGCCCTTGAAACATGTCAAACCGGACTTGATGCCGACCCCCAGCGCCCTGATCTTTTGAATACCGCCGGGGCCTGCTGTTTTATGAAAAAGGATTTCAATACCGCTATTGCTTATTTTGAAAAAGCACTTGATGTGGATCCAAGCCAGGCCATCAATTATGCCAATATGGGGTCCTGTTACCGGGAGCTTAAAAATCCCGTAATTGCCATCAAATTTTATGAAATGGCGCTGAACATAGATCCAACCATAGGATTTGCACGGGATAATATCGAAAAACTAAAAAATTAG
- the mutY gene encoding A/G-specific adenine glycosylase, giving the protein MSQKIKTVQTALMTWYRDNCRQLPWRRDTSFYRVWVSEVMLQQTVVKTVIPYYLKFMETWPDLSDLAAADLETVLKAWEGLGYYARARNLHKAAGIVVRDFHGIIPDNYKDFKNLPGVGDYIASAVLSIAGAQPHAVVDGNVKRVLARLFCEDTPVNHSGAHKAYKSIAETLLYEKDPGTYNQAVMELGALVCTPKTPDCASCPLVRECCAFEKQATALFPRRMERKKVPTVHIAAGIVKKNGKVLITRRKLDGLLGGLWEFPGGKVEPHESAEQACIREIREETGIQAGNLQFLTTVFHAYTHFKIEMDVFFCDYISGRVILNGPIDHKWVRVDQLSQFPFPRANLKFMGLINK; this is encoded by the coding sequence ATGAGCCAAAAAATAAAAACAGTCCAAACCGCCTTAATGACCTGGTACCGGGATAATTGCCGACAGCTTCCCTGGCGCAGGGATACATCCTTTTACCGGGTATGGGTTTCCGAGGTTATGCTCCAGCAGACTGTCGTTAAAACAGTGATTCCCTATTATCTCAAGTTCATGGAAACCTGGCCCGATCTTTCGGATCTTGCCGCCGCAGACCTTGAAACCGTGCTTAAGGCCTGGGAGGGCCTTGGCTATTATGCCAGAGCCAGAAATCTGCACAAGGCGGCTGGTATTGTGGTCCGTGATTTCCATGGTATTATTCCTGATAATTATAAAGATTTTAAAAATCTGCCGGGGGTGGGGGACTATATTGCCTCGGCTGTGCTCTCCATTGCCGGGGCACAGCCCCATGCCGTGGTGGACGGAAACGTCAAGCGCGTTCTGGCAAGGCTTTTCTGCGAAGATACCCCTGTAAACCATAGTGGTGCCCATAAGGCATATAAGTCCATAGCCGAAACGCTTTTATATGAAAAGGATCCCGGCACATACAACCAGGCGGTCATGGAACTTGGGGCTCTGGTCTGTACGCCTAAAACACCGGACTGCGCTTCATGTCCCCTGGTCCGGGAATGCTGCGCCTTTGAAAAACAGGCCACAGCGCTTTTCCCCCGGCGCATGGAGAGAAAAAAGGTTCCCACTGTTCATATTGCAGCAGGCATTGTCAAAAAAAACGGAAAGGTTCTGATCACCAGAAGAAAGCTTGACGGGCTTTTGGGCGGATTGTGGGAATTTCCCGGCGGCAAGGTGGAACCCCATGAGTCTGCTGAACAGGCCTGCATCCGTGAGATCCGGGAAGAAACAGGTATTCAGGCCGGGAATCTGCAATTTTTAACAACCGTTTTCCACGCCTATACCCATTTTAAAATTGAAATGGATGTGTTCTTCTGCGATTATATTTCAGGCCGGGTTATTCTCAACGGCCCCATTGACCATAAATGGGTCCGGGTGGATCAGCTTAGCCAGTTTCCTTTTCCCCGGGCCAATCTGAAGTTCATGGGCTTAATCAATAAATAA